The Daucus carota subsp. sativus chromosome 9, DH1 v3.0, whole genome shotgun sequence genome window below encodes:
- the LOC135149268 gene encoding putative pentatricopeptide repeat-containing protein At1g12700, mitochondrial, with the protein MLRLKSRLSVVDFTQLLTALVRMEEYSVAVSMFRELRVLRIPVDIVTFNTAIHSCCHLNTLDYAFSLLAGIIKSGWVPAVFTYNTLIQGLLSQDRPLEAGDLFKKLIRFQEIQPNVVMYNTIIDGLCKTSNTSMALKLSRKMENIGCRPNTVTYTSIIDSLCKEGRVDHALDLVSEMTHKGISPDVITYNRLFQGLCTSGRWEDTERLLTIIY; encoded by the coding sequence ATGCTCCGTCTGAAATCTAGGCTTTCTGTTGTGGATTTCACACAACTGTTAACCGCCCTGGTTCGAATGGAAGAGTACTCCGTTGCCGTCTCTATGTTTAGAGAATTGCGTGTTTTAAGGATTCCTGTTGACATTGTTACTTTTAATACTGCCATCCATTCCTGTTGTCACTTGAATACACTTGATTATGCCTTTTCATTGCTTGCTGGAATCATCAAGAGTGGTTGGGTACCTGCTGTCTTTACCTACAACACTCTCATCCAGGGCCTTCTATCTCAAGACAGGCCTTTGGAGGCTGGGGATTTGTTTAAGAAGCTTATCagatttcaagaaattcagCCCAATGTAGTTATGTATAACACCATCATTGATGGTCTCTGCAAAACTTCAAATACGTCCATGGCTCTCAAGTTGTCAAGAAAGATGGAGAACATAGGTTGCAGACCCAATACTGTAACTTATACCTCGATTATTGATTCTTTGTGCAAAGAGGGACGAGTTGATCATGCATTGGATCTTGTGTCTGAAATGACCCACAAAGGCATATCACCAGATGTTATAACCTATAACAGATTATTTCAAGGTCTTTGCACCTCTGGCCGATGGGAGGACACTGAGCGTTTGTTAACTATAATATATTAG
- the LOC108201009 gene encoding pentatricopeptide repeat-containing protein At1g63330-like — MIQKGVPPDSITYNALMDGYCLTGKMDRALEVLNTMRSNEIWPDCYSYNILINGYCKRQELDKAISLLRQMSAQGLKPEVETYNYNTLMHGQTGRHAEVHNLFCEMLKEGNKPDIVTCRILLDGLCKNQYMNEAISFFRLMECKGIVHDIHIHTILIDGLCKSRKLEEARNIFDKLALRGLQPIVITHNIMIKGLCQEGLFEEAKELFSKMETSICLPDDVTYNTIIRGSLLNKRYEEAAVLIENMRARKFSEDASTTSMVLDLLSKEEQDPSVLAFCQWFLEYKTIYIYHLLNFSASHFCALQLREASAMAVKRGALLIMTCFSLRPLSVRSPCSLLSSLFHSHFLPFSTKPNPNSQPKAPFIPSPSTTHPELKQLLYHKSKLGFDKLHDALLVFDQMLLLKYRLSVVDFTQLLTALVRMEEYSVAVSMFREFRVLSIPVNIVTFTTAIHSCCHLNTLDYAFSLLAVIIKSGHVPNVVTYNTLIKGLLSQDRPLEAGDLFKKLIMFQEIQPNVVMYNTIIDGLCKTSNTSMALKLLRKMEEIGCNPDVVTYTSIIDGLCKTSNTSMALKLLRKMEEIGCRPNIVTYSSIIDSLCKERRVDHALVLVSEMTDKGISPNVITYSTLLQGLCSSGRWEDTESLLTEMGVRKISPNLHTYNILVDAYCKEGRTTDAEDVIEIMIQKGVPPDSITYNALMDGYCLTGKMDRALEVLNTMRSNEIWPDCYSYTILIDGLCKNKKLDEARNIFDKLASRGLQPGVIAHNIMIRGLCQEGLFEDAKELFSKMETSICLPDDVTYNTIIRGSLLNKRYEEAAVLIENMRARKFSEDASTRSMVLDLLSKEEQDPSVLAFCKWFLE, encoded by the exons ATGATCCAGAAAGGTGTGCCTCCTGATTCAATCACATACAATGCGCTGATGGATGGTTATTGTTTAACAGGCAAAATGGACAGGGCACTAGAGGTGCTGAATACCATGAGGAGTAATGAGATATGGCCAGACTGTTATAGCTATAACATTCTGATAAATGGCTATTGTAAGAGGCAGGAACTAGACAAAGCCATCAGTCTCCTCAGACAAATGTCTGCTCAAGGTCTGAAACCTGAAGTTGAAACCTACAACTACAATACACTGATGCATGGTCAGACGGGTAGACATGCTGAGGTGCACAACCTTTTCTGTGAAATGTTAAAAGAAGGTAATAAACCAGATATCGTAACATGTCGAATTCTTTTGGACGGCCTTTGCAAGAACCAATATATGAATGAagcaatttccttctttcgATTGATGGAATGTAAAGGCATTGTTCATGATATTCATATACATACCATCCTCATTGATGGTCTCTGCAAGAGCAGAAAACTTGAAGAGGccagaaatatttttgataagctTGCTTTGAGAGGTTTGCAACCCATTGTCATAACACACAACATAATGATCAAAGGACTTTGTCAAGAAGGGTTGTTTGAGGAAGCCAAggaattattttctaaaatggaAACGAGTATTTGTTTGCCTGATGATGTGACTTATAATACGATCATCCGTGGAAGtcttttgaataaaagataTGAAGAAGCAGCTGTACTGATAGAGAACATGCGAGCTCGTAAATTCTCAGAAGATGCATCTACCACATCCATGGTACTAGACCTATTATCTAAAGAAGAACAAGACCCCTCTGTTCTTGCTTTTTGCCAATGGTTTTTGGAATA TAAAACTATTTACATTTACCACCTACTCAATTTCTCAGCATCCCATTTCTGCGCATTGCAGCTCAGAGAGGCTTCAGCAATGGCTGTCAAGAGAGGAGCTCTTCTCATAATGACTTGTTTCAGCTTAAGGCCTCTCAGTGTAAGAAGCCCTTGTTCTCTTTTATCCTCTCtttttcattctcattttcttcCTTTCTCTACTAAACCTAACCCTAATTCACAACCCAAAGCCCCATTTATTCCTTCTCCATCCACCACCCATCCCGAGCTAAAACAATTACTCTATCATAAATCTAAGCTTGGTTTTGATAAACTCCACGATGCTCTTCTTGTGTTCGATCAAATGCTCCTTCTAAAATATAGGCTTTCTGTTGTGGATTTCACACAACTGTTAACCGCCCTGGTTCGAATGGAAGAGTACTCAGTTGCCGTCTCCATGTTTAGAGAATTCCGTGTTTTAAGCATTCCTGTTAATATTGTTACCTTTACTACTGCCATACATTCATGTTGTCATTTGAACACACTTGATTATGCCTTTTCATTGCTTGCTGTAATCATCAAGAGTGGTCATGTCCCCAATGTTGTGACCTACAACACTCTCATCAAGGGCCTTCTATCTCAAGACAGGCCTTTGGAGGCCGGGGATTTGTTTAAGAAGCTTATCATGTTTCAAGAAATTCAGCCCAATGTAGTTATGTATAACACCATCATTGATGGTCTCTGCAAGACTTCAAATACCTCCATGGCTCTCAAGTTGTTAAGAAAGATGGAGGAGATAGGTTGTAACCCCGATGTGGTAACTTATACCTCCATCATTGATGGTCTCTGCAAAACTTCAAATACCTCCATGGCTCTCAAGTTGTTAAGAAAGATGGAGGAGATAGGTTGCAGACCCAATATTGTAACTTATTCCTCGATTATTGATTCTTTGTGCAAAGAGAGACGAGTCGATCATGCATTGGTTCTTGTGTCTGAAATGACCGACAAAGGCATATCACCTAATGTTATAACCTATAGCACGCTACTTCAAGGTCTTTGCAGCTCTGGCCGATGGGAGGACACTGAGAGTTTGTTAACTGAGATGGGTGTTAGGAAGATCTCTCCAAACTTGCACACCTATAATATACTAGTTGATGCATACTGCAAAGAAGGgaggacaacagatgcagaggATGTGATTGAAATTATGATCCAGAAAGGTGTGCCTCCTGATTCAATCACATACAATGCGCTGATGGATGGTTATTGTTTAACAGGCAAAATGGACAGGGCACTAGAGGTGCTGAATACCATGAGGAGTAATGAGATATGGCCAGACTGTTATAGCTATACCATTCTGATTGATGGTCTCTGCAAGAACAAAAAACTTGACGAGGccagaaatatttttgataagctTGCTTCGAGAGGTTTGCAACCTGGCGTCATAGCACACAACATAATGATCAGAGGACTTTGTCAAGAAGGGTTGTTTGAGGATGCCAAggaattattttctaaaatggaAACGAGCATTTGTTTGCCTGATGATGTGACTTATAATACTATCATCCGTGGAAGtcttttgaataaaagataTGAAGAAGCAGCTGTACTGATAGAGAACATGCGAGCTCGTAAATTCTCAGAAGATGCATCTACCAGATCCATGGTACTAGACCTATTATCGAAAGAAGAACAAGACCCCTCTGTTCTTGCTTTCTGCAAATGGTTTTTGGAATAG
- the LOC135149235 gene encoding pentatricopeptide repeat-containing protein At1g63330-like — MAAKRGALLTMTCFSLKPLSVSPCSLLSSLFHSHFLPFSTKPNPISQFKAPFIPSPSTTHPELKQLLYHKSKVGFDKLDDALLVFDKMLLLKSGLSVVDFNQLLTALVRMKEYSVAISMFREMRVLSIPVNIVTFTTAIHCCCHLNTLDYAFSLLAGIIKSGHVPNVVTYNTLIKGLLSQDRPLEAGDLFKKLIRFQEIQPDVVMYNTIIDGLCKTSNTSMALKLLRKMEEIGCNPDAVTYNSIIDSLCKERRVDHALDLESEMIDKGISPNVITYSTLLQGLCSSGRWEDTESLLTEMGVRKISADLHTYNILVDAYCKEGRTTDAEDVIEIMIQKGVPPDSITYNALMDGYCLTGKMDRALEVLNTMRSNEIWPDCYSYNILINGYCKTQKVDKAIKLLRQMPVAGLEPNVQTYNTIIHGLFQMGRHNEARNLFPEMLKKGNKPDIVTCGILLDGLCNNQYMDEAISFFQLMECKGIVHNIQIHNILIDGLCKNRKLDEARNIFDKLASRGLQPDVITHNIMIRGLCQEGLFQEAKELLSKMETSVWLPDGVTYNTIIRGSLSDKRAVVLIENMRAHKFSADASTTSMLVDLDPTVLAFCKWFLQQKNDHADSSSHS; from the exons ATGGCTGCCAAGAGAGGAGCTCTTCTCACAATGACTTGTTTCAGCTTAAAGCCTCTCAGTGTAAGCCCTTGTTCTCTTTTATCCTCTCtttttcattctcattttcttcCTTTCTCTACTAAACCTAACCCTATTTCACAATTTAAAGCCCCCTTTATTCCATCTCCATCAACCACTCATCCCGAACTAAAACAATTACTCTATCATAAATCTAAAGTTGGTTTCGACAAACTCGACGATGCTCTTCTTGTGTTCGATAAAATGCTCCTTCTGAAATCTGGGCTTTCTGTTGTGGATTTCAACCAACTCTTAACCGCCCTTGTTCGCATGAAAGAATACTCTGTAGCTATCTCCATGTTTAGAGAAATGCGTGTGTTAAGCATTCCTGTTAATATTGTTACCTTTACTACTGCCATCCATTGTTGTTGTCACTTGAATACGCTTGATTATGCCTTTTCATTGCTTGCTGGAATCATCAAGAGTGGTCATGTCCCCAATGTTGTCACCTACAACACTCTCATCAAGGGCCTTCTATCTCAAGACAGGCCTTTGGAGGCTGGGGATTTGTTTAAGAAGCTTATCagatttcaagaaattcagCCTGATGTAGTTATGTATAACACCATCATTGATGGTCTCTGCAAAACTTCAAATACCTCCATGGCTCTCAAGTTGTTAAGAAAGATGGAGGAGATAGGTTGTAACCCCGATGCGGTAACTTATAACTCCATTATCGATTCTCTGTGCAAAGAGAGACGAGTCGATCATGCATTGGATCTTGAGTCTGAAATGATCGACAAAGGCATATCACCTAATGTTATAACCTATAGCACGCTACTTCAAGGTCTTTGCAGCTCCGGCCGATGGGAGGACACTGAGAGTTTGTTAACTGAGATGGGTGTTAGGAAGATCTCTGCAGATTTGCACACCTATAATATATTAGTGGATGCATACTGCAAAGAAGGgaggacaacagatgcagaagATGTGATTGAAATTATGATCCAGAAAGGTGTGCCTCCTGATTCAATCACATACAATGCACTGATGGATGGTTATTGTTTAACAGGCAAAATGGACAGGGCACTAGAGGTGCTGAATACCATGAGGAGTAATGAGATATGGCCAGACTGTTATAGCTATAACATTCTGATAAATGGCTATTGTAAGACGCAGAAAGTAGACAAAGCCATCAAGCTCCTCAGACAGATGCCTGTTGCAGGTTTAGAACCCAATGTTCAAACCTACAACACCATCATACATGGTTTGTTTCAGATGGGTAGACATAATGAGGCGCGGAACCTTTTCCCTGAAATGCTGAAAAAAGGTAATAAACCAGATATCGTAACATGTGGAATTCTTTTAGACGGCCTTTGCAACAACCAATACATGGATGAAGCAATTTCCTTCTTTCAATTGATGGAATGTAAAGGTATAGTTCATAATATTCAAATACATAATATTCTCATTGATGGTCTTTGCAAGAACAGAAAACTTGATGAGGccagaaatatttttgataagctTGCTTCGAGAGGTTTGCAACCCGATGTCATAACACACAACATAATGATCAGAGGACTTTGTCAAGAAGGGTTATTTCAGGAAGCAAAGGAACTACTTTCTAAAATGGAAACGAGTGTTTGGTTGCCTGATGGTGTGACTTATAATACCATCATCCGTGGAAGTCTTTCGGATAAAAGGGCAGTTGTACTGATTGAGAACATGCGAGCTCACAAATTCTCAGCGGATGCATCTACCACATCCATGTTAGTAGACCTGGACCCCACCGTTCTTGCTTTCTGCAAATGGTTTTTGCAACAG AAAAATGATCACGCTGACAGCTCGAGCCATTCTTGA